The Wolbachia endosymbiont of Drosophila innubila region AGCGTTTTACAAATCTTCTGATGTAGATCTCTCCAAAACATACGCTCTTAAATAAAATTAAGTTCATGGTCAAAATACTTCTCAAATACTCTCTACTTCATTAGAGACTAACTCTTTCATTGTTTCCCGAGCATGGGTATTTATTTTAATTTCATCTATTGGCAAAGACGTGGTATACCTTCGTCTGAAGATTCCTATATGACCATTTTTCATTGTTGCTATAAATGCTCCTTCATACGTACGGCTTCCTACTTTTGCTCCTATCTTTGTCTGTTTTATACTCCCAAGTTTTGCTACTCCTATCCACTGCGAACTGAGCTTTACTACTGACCATAAGCGCTTTCTATTTGCTTTATCCACACTTAACTTTTTTCTCATTGCTTTTTTTGGTATTTGTTTTTCTTCGCTAACTTGTTTGACAGTTTGTGACCTTACCCATAGTGCTGTTTTGTTTAGTGCCCTCACCGTTGCTTTTTCCACTTTTTTCCTTTCAGCATCTATACTTTGTATAATACTACCGGTGACTTCGATGTTAATACGCATCTACACCCCTGACGCTTGAATTTTCCATAGCATTCCCGAATTGTCCCTAAGTGGTGGTGAATATACTTTGTACTTACGCTTATCAATAATAAAGATATCTCCTTGTATCTTGTCAAAAGCATCTGATGTTTTAAGCTTAAGCATTAGGTGGAGAAGGGAAGAACTTTGAATATCTCCTTAGATATAAAATCTGTGTGGTAGACAAGAGTTCCCTTCTCAAAAGTATAGGCTGAACGGTATCGTAGAAAGACCTAAATGGTTATAATTCTGTACC contains the following coding sequences:
- a CDS encoding phage tail protein: MRINIEVTGSIIQSIDAERKKVEKATVRALNKTALWVRSQTVKQVSEEKQIPKKAMRKKLSVDKANRKRLWSVVKLSSQWIGVAKLGSIKQTKIGAKVGSRTYEGAFIATMKNGHIGIFRRRYTTSLPIDEIKINTHARETMKELVSNEVESI